A single Buteo buteo chromosome 17, bButBut1.hap1.1, whole genome shotgun sequence DNA region contains:
- the LOC142041222 gene encoding uncharacterized protein LOC142041222 — MQRKALTGERPVGAEQLHGPRAGAWHSRDGGAPSLPISRWCPQHLGKRVPACSSSCWNCVMARCLEKNSQELQRLERQMAQMKKHLEMAKRDAAASLEVVQKVPFPAHGSLRRPALARQREQWSEAVEALQEEAQINELLRNKLQHLLERQQGLQEPTAFRGKTAAQADVAGKSLLQEVVDVRLEEQLASRRHKIASWLRRFLLFLAFLQIIILLLVFLKRDILDGVLPPKLTDAFGSCPGRSPFS, encoded by the exons ATGCAGCGGAAGGCCCTGACGGGGGAGAGGCCAGTGGGGGCAGAGCAGCTTCACGGACCCCGCGCGGGCGCCTGgcacagcagggatgggggagctccttctctccccatcaGTCGCTGGTGCCCCCAACACCTCGGGAAGAGGGTGCCTGCGTGCAGCTCGTCATGTTGGAATTGTGTCATGGCACGCTGCTTGGAAAAGAACAGCCAGGAGCTCCAGCGGCTGGAGAGGCAGATGGCCCAGATGAAG AAGCACTTGGAAATGGCCAAGAGGGACGCAGCTGCAAGCCTGGAAGTGGTGCAGAAGGTGCCCTTTCCCGCGCATGGCTCCCTGCGACGTCCCGCGCTGGCTCGGCAGAGGGAGCAGTGGTCGGAGGCGGTAGAAGCTCTGCAGGAGGAGGCCCAGATCAATGAG ctgctgaggAACAAGCTCCAGCACCTGCTGGAGAGGCAGCAAGGCCTCCAGGAGCCGACAGCTTT CAGGGGGAAGACGGCGGCGCAGGCGGACGTGGCAGGCAAgagcctgctgcaggaggtggtggaTGTGCGGCTG GAGGAGCAGCTGGCGTCGAGGAGGCATAAGATCGCTTCTTGGCTGAG GAGATTTTTGCTGTTCCTCGCCTTCCTGCAGATCATCATCCTCCTCTTGGTCTTCCTGAAGAGGGACATCCTCGATGGAGTCCTGCCCCCAAAGCTGACAGACGCCTTTGggagctgcccagggaggtcccCGTTCTCTTGA
- the LOC142041196 gene encoding neuronal acetylcholine receptor subunit alpha-10-like, which yields MKPGSRPLLALCLASCLPAPGCRGAQGRFAYKLLHDLFANYSSALRPVEDTDRALNVTLQITLSQIIDMDERNQVLTSCLWVRQAWLDTHLTWDKDAYDGIDSIRIPSSYVWRPDIILYNKWVVLGTPPTLLSDLGGA from the exons ATGAAGCCCGGATCTCGCCCGCTGCTCGCCCTCTGCCTCGCCAGCTGCCTCCCGGCCCCAG GCTGCCGGGGGGCACAGGGCAGGTTCGCCTACAAGCTGCTCCATGACCTCTTCGCCAACTATTCCAGTGCCCTGCGCCCCGTGGAGGACACGGACCGGGCACTCAACGTCACTCTCCAGATCACCCTCTCCCAGATTATTGACATG GATGAGAGGAACCAGGTCCTCACCTCCTGCCTGTGGGTCCGGCAGGCCTGGCTGGACACCCACCTCACCTGGGACAAGGATGCCTACGATGGCATCGACAGCATCCGCATCCCCAGCAGCTACGTCTGGCGGCCGGACATCATCCTCTACAACAAGTGGGTTGTGCTCGGGACCCCCCCTACGCTGCTCTCGGACCTGGGGGGGGCTtag